A single region of the Demequina sp. genome encodes:
- the aroQ gene encoding type II 3-dehydroquinate dehydratase: MTTVLVLNGPNLGRLGTREPEKYGSTTHDELVALVAEWGASVGLETVVRQSDSEADLVHWLHEAVDAGWHVVLNPAAFTHYSYALRDACALLPDAGLTLVEVHLTNPSAREEFRHTSVISGVASGTIAGFGVDSYRLALEAIAAHVG; this comes from the coding sequence ATGACCACCGTCCTCGTTCTCAACGGGCCCAACCTGGGCCGCCTCGGCACGCGCGAGCCCGAGAAGTACGGCTCAACCACCCACGACGAACTCGTGGCGCTTGTCGCCGAGTGGGGAGCCAGCGTCGGGCTGGAAACCGTGGTGAGGCAGAGCGACAGTGAAGCCGACCTTGTCCACTGGCTGCACGAGGCCGTGGATGCAGGGTGGCACGTGGTGCTGAACCCGGCCGCGTTCACTCACTACTCGTACGCACTGCGTGACGCGTGCGCTCTGCTGCCCGACGCTGGGCTCACCCTGGTGGAGGTTCACCTCACCAATCCCTCGGCGAGGGAAGAATTCCGCCACACGTCGGTGATCTCCGGGGTAGCGTCGGGGACCATTGCAGGTTTTGGGGTGGACTCCTACCGACTGGCGCTCGAGGCCATAGCCGCGCACGTCGGCTAG
- a CDS encoding acyltransferase: MSAPDVKSAGAKPTAPAQRPKADTPRRVDIQALRAFAVVAVLLFHVAPELFRGGFIGVDVFFVVSGYLVGGHLYREWLGGGIQFRAFFARRARRIVPVSALVATVTIIAVSLTASRLDLLLWGPRATTPTYTRDGIASVLGVSNLWFGVSDQGYLMDGYQSPYTQYWSLGIEEQFYVVAPVLLTLVLLRSRNRRLAVLLVTAGIVVSLDLAVYGATTLGVGPFFNPLTRAWELGAGLLLAMVGQRLLRVPALRRGGTALTSLGWCVLAATVILLSGTSTWPSLVTVAPVAASVLVLAVGIVRPAGRLAAWQPLQWIGDRSYSIYLWHWPILIVVVGTASATRSLASPTIVVLTLLCSWLSYRFVETPLRRLPVATRAAATRTLAICGVILLGSLAVIVAVGVHASAGTASTQLRAAPYRPVPPGTHGQAFATEVPLNLRPTLATASQDLPLADQDGCNVNPVGGAMGPADCIYGTNGPLVALFGDSHALQWLGALSPGIEQGRYRVAVVTANSCPPYGGVGFQYGAGCDTWQPAALTYMKSLSPDLVIVSASTWRHRDERHVEQGELESAMEGLRRDLAGLTVAWVADTPSHAFVPAECAATDVNYISRCTTSRAYGVDSPRTDIFRTVADNSGWTWIDMTDYLCSPTSCGVILGDVFLYRDRDHITNTLSTELAPVFEQSVLALLNEPE; this comes from the coding sequence GTGAGCGCCCCAGACGTCAAGAGCGCGGGCGCCAAGCCAACCGCACCCGCACAACGCCCCAAGGCGGACACCCCGCGTCGCGTCGACATTCAGGCCCTGCGCGCTTTCGCCGTGGTTGCGGTACTGCTCTTCCACGTGGCTCCCGAGCTGTTTCGCGGAGGGTTCATCGGCGTGGATGTGTTCTTCGTGGTCTCTGGCTACCTTGTGGGCGGGCATCTGTACCGGGAGTGGCTCGGGGGCGGGATTCAGTTTCGGGCGTTCTTCGCCCGACGCGCGCGTCGCATCGTTCCCGTGTCGGCGCTCGTGGCGACCGTGACGATCATCGCGGTATCGCTCACCGCGAGCCGGCTCGATCTGTTGTTGTGGGGGCCGCGTGCCACAACGCCTACGTACACGCGCGACGGCATCGCCAGCGTGCTCGGGGTGTCGAACCTATGGTTCGGCGTGTCCGACCAGGGCTATCTCATGGACGGATATCAGTCGCCGTACACGCAGTATTGGTCGCTCGGAATCGAGGAGCAGTTCTACGTGGTCGCCCCTGTTCTGCTGACTCTCGTGTTGCTGCGCTCGCGCAACCGCAGGCTTGCAGTCTTGTTGGTGACAGCGGGAATAGTGGTTTCGCTCGACCTCGCGGTCTACGGTGCAACCACCCTGGGCGTTGGCCCGTTCTTCAATCCGCTGACGCGCGCGTGGGAGCTCGGTGCCGGCTTACTTCTTGCCATGGTGGGGCAACGGTTGCTCCGCGTCCCGGCGCTGCGTCGCGGCGGAACAGCGCTCACCTCGCTGGGATGGTGTGTCCTAGCCGCGACGGTCATCCTCCTTAGCGGTACATCTACTTGGCCTTCTCTTGTGACGGTGGCTCCCGTCGCGGCGTCGGTCCTCGTTCTGGCCGTCGGCATCGTGCGGCCCGCCGGACGGCTTGCCGCATGGCAGCCACTCCAGTGGATCGGCGACCGCTCTTACAGCATCTACCTCTGGCACTGGCCTATTTTGATCGTCGTAGTCGGCACCGCGTCTGCGACCCGCTCGCTTGCTTCTCCAACCATCGTGGTCCTTACCCTGCTGTGTTCTTGGCTCTCATATCGCTTCGTTGAGACGCCTCTTCGACGTCTGCCCGTGGCGACACGCGCTGCGGCGACCAGGACACTTGCGATATGCGGAGTGATCCTGCTCGGCTCGCTCGCGGTCATAGTCGCCGTCGGTGTCCACGCCAGCGCAGGCACGGCTTCGACGCAACTGCGGGCCGCGCCGTATAGGCCCGTTCCTCCTGGGACCCATGGCCAAGCGTTCGCGACGGAAGTGCCGTTGAACTTGCGGCCGACGCTCGCTACAGCCAGTCAGGACCTGCCACTTGCAGATCAAGACGGTTGCAACGTGAACCCGGTCGGTGGTGCAATGGGTCCCGCCGACTGCATCTACGGCACCAACGGTCCGCTGGTGGCACTCTTCGGCGACTCGCATGCGCTGCAGTGGCTCGGTGCCCTCAGCCCGGGAATCGAGCAAGGACGCTATCGCGTAGCAGTGGTTACCGCCAACAGTTGCCCGCCGTACGGTGGAGTGGGCTTCCAATACGGCGCAGGCTGTGACACCTGGCAACCCGCAGCTCTCACCTACATGAAGTCCCTGTCTCCGGACCTCGTCATCGTGTCCGCATCCACCTGGAGGCATCGGGACGAACGTCACGTGGAACAAGGTGAACTAGAGTCGGCGATGGAAGGTCTGCGGCGCGATCTGGCGGGACTAACCGTGGCCTGGGTGGCGGATACGCCATCGCATGCGTTCGTCCCGGCTGAGTGTGCGGCTACCGACGTCAACTACATCAGCAGGTGCACCACCTCGCGCGCGTACGGGGTCGACTCGCCTCGCACGGACATATTCCGAACCGTCGCTGATAACAGCGGGTGGACGTGGATAGACATGACCGACTACCTGTGTTCGCCTACATCGTGCGGAGTCATCCTCGGCGACGTGTTCCTCTATCGAGACCGCGACCACATCACGAACACCTTATCGACTGAACTTGCTCCGGTCTTCGAGCAAAGCGTCCTGGCACTGCTGAACGAGCCAGAGTAG
- the nusB gene encoding transcription antitermination factor NusB has product MAARTKARKRALDILFESDQRGENVLDVLNTRLANSGRETPLPEYSAQIVRGVAERWLEINTLIQDASPEWTLQRMPAVDRAILRVGAWEVLASREVATAVAIDEAVELARDLSTDDSPSFINGILGTIARDAPALPSGE; this is encoded by the coding sequence ATGGCCGCCCGCACCAAAGCCCGCAAGCGCGCTCTCGACATCCTCTTCGAGTCGGATCAGCGCGGCGAGAACGTCCTCGACGTGCTGAACACGCGCCTCGCCAACTCGGGGCGCGAGACGCCGCTGCCGGAGTACTCCGCGCAGATCGTGCGCGGGGTCGCCGAGCGTTGGCTCGAGATCAACACGCTGATCCAGGACGCGTCCCCCGAATGGACGCTGCAGCGCATGCCCGCGGTGGACCGCGCGATCCTGCGTGTTGGAGCGTGGGAGGTTCTGGCCAGCCGCGAGGTCGCTACCGCGGTCGCCATCGACGAGGCAGTTGAGCTGGCGCGGGACCTGTCAACGGACGACTCGCCGTCCTTCATCAACGGCATCCTCGGCACCATCGCCCGCGACGCCCCGGCGCTGCCGTCGGGGGAGTAG
- the efp gene encoding elongation factor P — protein MATSNDIKNGSVLNLDGNLWSVIEFQHVKPGKGGAFVRTKLKNVLTGKVVDKTFNAGTKVDFETVDRRSMQYLYNDGSSFVFMDPDTFDQVNVSPAVMGDATDWLLENETAVIGSNNGNPIFLEVPASVVLEVTYTEPGLQGDRSSGGTKPATLETGREIQVPLFLEAGVKVKVNTETGDYLGRVND, from the coding sequence GTGGCTACCTCAAACGACATCAAGAACGGCTCAGTACTGAACCTCGACGGCAACCTGTGGTCCGTCATCGAGTTCCAGCACGTGAAGCCCGGCAAGGGCGGCGCGTTCGTGCGCACCAAGCTGAAGAACGTGCTGACCGGCAAGGTCGTGGACAAGACCTTCAACGCGGGAACCAAGGTGGACTTCGAGACGGTGGACCGCCGCTCGATGCAGTACCTGTACAACGACGGCTCGTCGTTCGTGTTCATGGACCCCGACACGTTCGACCAGGTCAACGTGAGCCCCGCCGTGATGGGAGACGCCACCGACTGGCTGCTCGAGAACGAGACGGCCGTCATCGGCTCCAACAACGGCAACCCGATCTTCCTCGAAGTGCCGGCATCCGTTGTGCTCGAGGTGACCTACACCGAGCCCGGACTGCAGGGCGACCGCTCCAGCGGCGGCACCAAGCCCGCGACGCTTGAGACCGGCCGCGAGATCCAAGTGCCGCTGTTTCTGGAGGCCGGCGTGAAGGTCAAGGTCAACACCGAGACCGGCGACTATCTGGGTCGCGTCAACGACTAG
- the aroB gene encoding 3-dehydroquinate synthase: MTQVVRVNTAAPYDVTIGSDLTQSIADSLPSTATKVLLIHSEVLAARAGALKAAIEGTGRSVISAVVPDAEAGKTASVASFCWQVLGKTDFTRSDLVVGVGGGAVTDLAGFVAATWLRGVAVVQVPTSLNGMVDAAIGGKTGINTEEGKNLVGAFHEPAAVWCDLDALLTLPQNQLVAGLAEVVKGGFIRDTEILDIAEANLESLAGGATEDNLDVLAELVRRKAQVKADVVAADLKESFEREILNYGHTFGHAIEYTERYQWRHGAAVSVGMMYAAELAHLVGKLAEEDVDRHRRILDGLGLPTTYPEGRWDALMTAMRRDKKSRGDTLRFVILQGIGTPVRLEGPDPALLTAAYDEISYP, encoded by the coding sequence ATGACCCAGGTAGTTCGCGTCAACACGGCGGCGCCATATGACGTCACGATTGGCAGCGACCTGACCCAGTCAATTGCCGACTCTCTCCCCAGCACCGCGACCAAGGTGCTGCTGATCCACTCGGAAGTTCTCGCGGCGCGCGCGGGAGCACTCAAGGCGGCCATTGAAGGCACCGGGCGCTCGGTGATCTCCGCCGTCGTGCCCGACGCCGAGGCGGGCAAGACGGCATCGGTCGCCTCGTTCTGTTGGCAGGTCCTCGGCAAGACGGACTTCACCCGTTCCGACCTTGTGGTTGGCGTGGGTGGGGGAGCGGTGACCGACCTCGCCGGATTCGTTGCAGCTACCTGGCTGCGCGGTGTGGCCGTGGTCCAGGTGCCCACGAGCCTCAACGGCATGGTCGACGCCGCGATCGGTGGCAAGACCGGCATCAACACCGAAGAGGGCAAGAATCTCGTGGGGGCCTTCCACGAGCCCGCGGCGGTGTGGTGCGACCTCGATGCGCTTCTCACCTTGCCGCAGAACCAACTGGTCGCGGGTCTCGCCGAGGTGGTCAAGGGCGGCTTCATTCGCGACACCGAGATACTTGACATTGCGGAGGCGAACCTCGAGTCCCTCGCTGGCGGCGCCACGGAAGACAATCTCGACGTGCTCGCGGAACTGGTCCGCCGCAAGGCTCAGGTCAAGGCCGATGTGGTTGCGGCGGACCTTAAGGAGTCATTTGAGCGCGAGATCCTTAACTACGGCCACACGTTTGGACACGCGATCGAATACACCGAGCGGTACCAGTGGCGTCACGGCGCCGCGGTCTCGGTGGGCATGATGTACGCCGCCGAACTCGCACACCTAGTGGGGAAACTGGCGGAGGAGGACGTGGACCGTCATCGTCGCATCCTTGACGGCCTGGGGTTGCCAACCACCTACCCGGAGGGCCGGTGGGATGCGCTGATGACCGCGATGCGCCGCGACAAGAAGAGTCGTGGAGACACGCTTCGGTTCGTCATCCTGCAAGGAATCGGAACACCGGTTCGTCTAGAAGGCCCCGATCCGGCACTCCTGACCGCGGCATACGACGAGATCAGCTATCCCTGA